Proteins found in one Neomonachus schauinslandi chromosome 1, ASM220157v2, whole genome shotgun sequence genomic segment:
- the P2RY12 gene encoding P2Y purinoceptor 12, translating to MDNLTSVAGNGSLCTRDYKITQVLFPLLYTVLFFVGLITNSLAMRIFFQIHSKSNFIIFLKNTVISDLLMILTFPFKILSDAKLGTGPLRTFVCQVTSVIFYFTMYISISFLGLITIDRYQKTTRPFKMSNPNNLLGAKILSVVIWAFMFLLSLPNMILTNRRPRDKNVKKCSFLKSEFGLVWHEIVNYICQVIFWINFLIVIVCYTLITKELYRSYVRTRGVGKVPKKKVNIKVFIIIAVFFICFVPFHFARIPYTLSQTRDVFDCSAENTLFYVKESTLWLTSLNACLDPFIYFFLCKSFKNSLMSMLKCPNSATSPSQQNRKKEQDGGDPSEETPM from the coding sequence ATGGACAACCTCACCTCTGTGGCTGGGAATGGCAGCCTGTGCACCAGAGATTATAAGATCACCCAGGTCCTCTTCCCGCTCCTctatactgttttgttttttgttggacTCATCACAAACAGCCTAGCAATGAGGATTTTCTTTCAAATCCACAGTAAatccaactttattatttttcttaagaacaCAGTCATTTCTGATCTTCTCATGATTCTAACTTTTCCATTCAAAATTCTCAGTGATGCCAAACTGGGAACAGGACCACTGAGAACCTTTGTTTGCCAAGTGACCtctgtcatattttatttcacaatgtacatcagtatttcattccttggACTGATAACTATTGATCGCTACCAGAAAACGACCAGGCCATTTAAGATGTCCAACCCCAACAATCTCTTGGGGGCTAAAATTCTCTCTGTTGTAATTTGGGCATTCATGTTCTTACTCTCTTTGCCCAACATGATTCTGACCAACAGGAGGCCAAGAgacaagaatgtgaagaaatgcTCTTTCCTCAAATCAGAGTTTGGTCTGGTCTGGCATGAAATAGTCAATTACATCTGTCAAGTCATTTTctggattaattttttaattgtcattGTATGTTATACACTCATTACAAAAGAACTGTACAGGTCATATGTGAGAACGAGGGGCGTAGGCAAAGTTCCCAAGAAAAAGGTAAACATCAAAGTTTTCATTATCattgctgtattttttatttgttttgttcccttCCATTTTGCCCGCATTCCCTACACCCTGAGCCAAACCCGCGATGTCTTTGACTGCTCTGCTGAGAACACTCTGTTTTATGTTAAAGAGAGCACACTTTGGTTAACTTCCTTAAATGCATGCCTGGATCCATTCATCTACTTTTTCCTCTGCAAGTCCTTCAAAAATTCCTTAATGAGTATGCTGAAATGCCCCAATTCTGCAACGTCTCCATCccaacaaaataggaaaaaagaacaggatgGCGGTGACCCAAGTGAAGAGACTCCAATGTAA
- the P2RY13 gene encoding P2Y purinoceptor 13 gives MNTTVIKGFNGSEQCPRDTRISQLVFPVTYTVLFFIGILLNTLALWVFIHIPSSSTFIVYLKNTLVADLIMTLMLPFKILSDSHLGPWQLRAFVCRFSAVIFYETMYVGIILLGFIAFDRFLKIIRPFGKFFVQKPVFAKMVSTLIWLLLFLISLPNIILSNKEATPASVKKCASLKGPLGLKWHQVVNYICQFIFWTVFVLMLLFYVVIAKKVYSSYRKSRSKDRKHNTKLEGKVFVVVAVFFVCFAPFHFARVPYTHSQTNSKTDCRLQNQLFIAKETTLFLAATNICMDPLIYIFLCKKFTERLPCMTGRKITGSTQENQTTQTI, from the coding sequence ATGAACACCACAGTAATAAAGGGCTTCAATGGGTCTGAGCAGTGCCCCAGGGACACGCGGATATCGCAGCTGGTGTTCCCAGTCACCTACACAGTCTTGTTCTTCATCGGCATCCTGTTGAACACTCTGGCCCTGTGGGTGTTCATTCACATCCCCAGCTCCTCCACCTTCATTGTCTACCTCAAAAATACTCTGGTGGCTGACTTGATAATGACGCTCATGCTTCCGTTTAAAATCCTCTCCGACTCACACCTCGGACCCTGGCAACTCAGGGCCTTTGTGTGTCGTTTCTCGGCTGTCATCTTTTATGAGACCATGTATGTGGGCATCATACTGCTAGGTTTCATAGCCTTTGACAGATTCCTCAAGATCATCAGgccttttggaaaattttttgtCCAAAAACCTGTTTTTGCAAAAATGGTCTCGACCCTTATCTGGCTCCTTTTGTTCCTCATCTCTCTGCCAAATATAATCTTGAGCAACAAGGAAGCAACGCCGGCATCTGTGAAAAAGTGTGCCTCCTTGAAGGGCCCCCTCGGGCTGAAATGGCATCAAGTGGTGAACTACATATGCCAGTTCATTTTCTGGACTGTTTTTGTCCTGATGCTTCTGTTTTATGTGGTGATTGCAAAAAAAGTATACAGCTCTTATAGAAAGTCCAGAAGTAAGGACCGCAAACACAACACAAAGCTGGAAGGTAAAGTATTTGTTGTTGTGGCTGTATTCTTTGTGTGTTTTGCTCCATTTCATTTTGCCCGAGTTCCATACACTCACAGTCAAACCAACAGCAAGACTGACTGCAGGTTGCAAAACCAACTGTTTATAGCTAAAGAAACGACTCTCTTTTTGGCAGCAACTAACATTTGCATGGATCCCTTAATATACATATTCTTATGTAAAAAATTCACAGAACGCCTACCATGTATGACAGGGAGAAAGATCACAGGATCAACCCAAGAAAATCAAACTACTCAGACAATATAA